A DNA window from Pyrus communis chromosome 3, drPyrComm1.1, whole genome shotgun sequence contains the following coding sequences:
- the LOC137730187 gene encoding uncharacterized protein: MDQDFRMMRSQVPAFGSWDWNQDLPFTQCFESARQAGLLRYTTYSDEHDEDRDLYVADDLYENHVVTPTMIVVPRRRNKMRQSHVKEAKEQSWVVSDVKEPPSPPPSRRPTPKPVDEDLYKISPYLFAKSKKKRGFGFFSSCLLPTCIA, translated from the exons ATGGATCAA GATTTTAGGATGATGAGGAGTCAAGTTCCAGCGTTTGGGAGCTGGGATTGGAACCAAGACCTTCCATTTACTCAGTGTTTTGAGTCGGCAAGGCAGGCAGGGCTTCTGCGCTACACTACTTACTCTGATGAACACGATGAGGATCGTGATCTGTATGTTGCTGATGATTTGTACGAGAATCATGTTGTCACACCTACCATGATTGTTGTTCCTCGCAGAAGG AACAAAATGCGGCAGTCGCATGTGAAAGAAGCAAAGGAGCAAAGTTGGGTGGTGAGTGATGTGAAGGAGCCACCAAGCCCTCCACCAAGCCGCAGGCCTACACCAAAGCCAGTGGATGAAGACTTGTACAAAATCTCACCATACCTCTTTGCAAAATCCAAAAAG AAGAGAGGATTTGGGTTCTTTTCAAGCTGCTTGCTGCCAACTTGTATTGCTTGA